CCCGGTCCCCAACCGGAATACCCCAGCATCAACAGGGCCTTATCCGGCCCCTTGCCTCGCGCGATATCCTCAAGCACATCCAGGGTTGCCGTCATGCCAAACCCGCCCTCGACCCTCAGCGTATGCAATGGTGAACGGTATTCATCCGAGTGCAGCACAAAACCACGTCCGGTCTCAACCGGGCCGCCAAAATGCACCCCCAGTTGTTTCTTGGCCGGGGCCATGTCGCGTGAAAGTTGGTCCAGCACATCTGACAGGCTCACCCCCTGTGCCGGTTTGTTCACGATCAACCCCATCGCGCCTTCTTCGCCATGAGACGACAGGAAAACCACCGAATGGGCAAAACGCGGATCGCCCATTCCCGGCATCGAAATCAGCAGTTTACCCGTGAGGGCCAGTGGCGCGTCGGACTGAAGGGGCGTATGGGACATGACACCAAGAATGCCCGCGCGCGCAGCGCCCGACAAGTGGTTTAGCTGCATCTGCTGTAAAATGACGAAACATCGCTGATGCAATCGTGACTTGGCAGTGAAGGGCAATTGGCCCATCTAGGATGGATGATCATACGTTGCCTTTCCGCCTTTCTCCTGACCTGCGCATCGGCGCTGCCTCTGGCGGCAGGAGATAGCTTTGCCGCGCCTGTAACCGGCGAAATTCTGACCGGGTGGCAACAGGCTGACGGCACCCGTATCGCGGCCGTGCGGCTGAAACTCTCCCCCGGTTGGAAAACCTATTGGCGCAGCCCCGGTGACGCGGGCATTCCACCGCATTTTGACTGGGCTGGCTCTGGCAACCTGCGTGGCGTCGGCATCACCTGGCCTGCACCCGAGGTATTTCTGACCTCTGGCATGCGCACCATCGGCTATTCCGGTGATGTGATCCTGCCCCTGACCCTCGCACCGAAACGCAGAGGCGAACCCATGTCACTGCATGCAGATCTGGAGATCGGTGTGTGCAAAGACATCTGCGTGCCGCACCGCATGTCATTGACCGCCATGCTGGAAGACAACAGCGCAAAACCCACCCCGATGATCGCTGCCGCACTTGCCGCGCGCCCCTATTCCGCGAAAGAGGCAGGGGTCAAAAGCGCAACCTGTGCCCTTAGCCCGACCAAAGACGGTTTGCGGATAGAGGCCCGCATGAAGCTGCCATCAACCGGCGGTGACGAAGTTGTCATCATCGAGGCAGGCCAGCCTGGTCTGTGGTCAAGCGAAATCCAAGTCACACGCAAAGGCGGCACATTGCTTGCACAGGGCGAGATCATGGCGGGTGACGGATCCCCACTGGCGCTGGACCGCTCTGCCATTCGCATCACCGTGCTGGGCACAAAGCACGCGGTTGATATTCGCGGCTGCTCGGCGGGATAATTCAGGGGCCTGATCCCTTACGCTTCGAGGGATGGTTTGGCTGATCCTTTCCATGATGTGTCGCAGTTCGCGTGGAGCCCGGCCAAACCCTTGCACCTCGCAGCCTTGGAATGAGTCGGAGCTGATGCTAGCCAATGCGGGCGTTGCGGCGCATCACAAAGGCAAGCCCGGCAAGCAGATAACCCATAAGTGCCAGCAGAGCGGCCCCCAGAATGAACAGCAGGAGCCCCGCCATCCCGGGCGACACGGCCTCTACCGCCGGTACAAATGTAGCGACCGCAGGATGCACCGTGCCAAACCACGCCGCCCAGCCCAGCGTTACCGCGCCCCAGGCCAGTATCAGCGCCCAAAGCGCCAACAACCCCAGCCTCAGCGTATGGACCGGTGCCCGCATGCCCCGCCGCAACGCCCTAATCTGGCGCGTGACATCATGCTGTGCTGCAACCAATGCCGGCACCACCAGCAGCACAAGGATCATGCCAAAACCCAACCCGTAAACCAGAGTAATCACCGTGGGTTTCAGGAACTGCGCCTGCTGGCTTTGCTCATACAGCAAGGGGGCCATGCCCAACACAGTTGTCAATGTGGTCAACATCACAGGGCGCAACCGGTCCGTCGCCCCGTCAATGATCGACGGAATCAACCCGCGCGTTTCCGCGTATTCATCAATGGTGGTCACCAAGACAATGGAATCATTGATGATAATCCCCGTCATGCCCAGCAACCCAACAACCGTGAACATGCTCAGCGGGACCTCCCACAGGTGGTG
This DNA window, taken from Sulfitobacter pacificus, encodes the following:
- a CDS encoding YqgE/AlgH family protein → MSHTPLQSDAPLALTGKLLISMPGMGDPRFAHSVVFLSSHGEEGAMGLIVNKPAQGVSLSDVLDQLSRDMAPAKKQLGVHFGGPVETGRGFVLHSDEYRSPLHTLRVEGGFGMTATLDVLEDIARGKGPDKALLMLGYSGWGPGQLENELAQNGWLTADATPEIVFDLKDSEKWEAALGSLGIDPLVLSATAGRA
- a CDS encoding protein-disulfide reductase DsbD domain-containing protein translates to MIIRCLSAFLLTCASALPLAAGDSFAAPVTGEILTGWQQADGTRIAAVRLKLSPGWKTYWRSPGDAGIPPHFDWAGSGNLRGVGITWPAPEVFLTSGMRTIGYSGDVILPLTLAPKRRGEPMSLHADLEIGVCKDICVPHRMSLTAMLEDNSAKPTPMIAAALAARPYSAKEAGVKSATCALSPTKDGLRIEARMKLPSTGGDEVVIIEAGQPGLWSSEIQVTRKGGTLLAQGEIMAGDGSPLALDRSAIRITVLGTKHAVDIRGCSAG